GCCTGCAAATATGGAATTAGAAAATATTAAGATAATAACTGTTCCAACATATATACGTTATACATTTTTAAAATATTACTACGTTAATGGAGGGCTTTTATTCACAATGGAATTGGATTCGAATGAGCATCACAACAGGTCGAAACAAGATGGTATGGGCTTAGGTTTGGGCGTTGGTGCCGAATATCATTTTGGTAAAAACTTTTTAGCTTTCATAAACCCATTTATTAGGCAACACAATCTTATACAGTTTAATGCGCTGGAATATCACGATGCTCTAACTGAATACGGCATTAAATTCGGTCTTGCCTACGAGTTCTAATTCTAAAAATTATATTGATGTCGAAAATTCTAATTGAAAACATTAAAATCTATGCTTATCACGGTTGTCTGGAAGAAGAGAACAAGATTGGCTCCGACTATTTAATCGATATAAAGGTTAATCTCGATTATTCAAAGGCTTCAAAAACAGACGACCTCAACTACACTGTAAACTATGCTGAAATTAACAGAGCTATTCACGAAGAAATGGCTATAAAATCATGTTTACTGGAACATGTTGGACAAAGAATAATAAATAGAATCTTTAAGGATTTCGATAAAATCAAAAAAATAAAATTAAAACTATCGAAGGTAAACCCACCAATGGGGGGTGATGTTGAAAAAGTATCGGTATTAATGAAAGGAAAAAGGCATCCTTAATAAAGTATGCCCTATAAAATATAATTATAAACAGATGCAATTCGAAATAGAAGAAGGAATAGTTTTTGAAGTGGTTAAGCTTGTTGGGGAGAATGATACTGCGGAATTTTACGGTTCGGGAAATCTAAAAGTTTTTGCGACTCCTGCAATGGTTGCTTTAATGGAGCTAACCGCTTTAAAATCGGTTTCGTTTCTCAAGGAAAAATATGGTTACGATACGGTAGGAACCGAAATTAATGTAAAACATATTAAAGCAACTCCGTTAAATGACGAAGTAAAATGTATTTCGAAACTGGTAAAAGTCGATGGGAGAGCTCTGGAATTTGAAATTGAAGCTTTCGACAGCAATGGAAAAATAGGCAGCTCTATTCATAAACGTTTCGTGATAGATCCTGAAAAATTTATGGCGAAGCTGCAGTAAGCAATTTAATGCGAACTTATTTCATAAAATACACAAGCACATTTCTGCTATTACTTGCATCCCTGCAATTATTGGCACAATCGGCCGATGATGCAATTTCGGCCCAACATTTTTTCGAAAATGGCGATTATAACTCTGCCATCCCATTACTCGAGAAACTATATCAGCATAATCCGGGGAATATAATTTACTATAATAATTTACTGACTTCATATGTTAAAATAAAAAGACTGGATTCTGCCGAAAGCTTAATTAACTCGACATATACAAAATATCCATATCGAACATCGTGCTTGGTTGATCAGGGATATATAGAAAAGAAAAAAGGCAATCGGAAAAAATCGGAAGAGTATTATAATGAAGCAATTAACAAAGTAACGGAGAGGCCTAATTCAGCACATAGTATAAGCAATCAGTTTCAAAAGTATCTGGAAACCGAATGGGCTTTGAAGGCGTATATCACTGCAGAAAATTATAATTCAACCTTGAACTTTGCTATTCAAAAAGCTAATTTATACGGCGAACTCGGCAATGTTGACTCAATGCTTTCTAATTATTTTGTACTGATCGAGAAACAACCCGAACGCAAAAATGCTGTAAAACGCTATCTCCAGAACTTCATCAAACAAAACCCTTCACCCGAAATTAATGAGAAGGTTAAGAATACAATATTACTTAAGATCCAGGAAACTAATGAGCCAGCTTTTTCGGAGCTGCTGCTATGGTATTTTACCGAGAAAAAGAAATACGACTCAGCATTTGTACAGGCAAAATCGTTATATAAAAGAAACTACAGCGATTTAAAAATTATTCAGTTTTTGGGAGAAGATGCATTAAAAGTCGGACAAAAAGGTACAGCAGAAAAATGTTTCAAATACGTAAGAACAGAAGATCAATCGGGTGAAAATTACTTTAAAGCAACAAAGTCTCTCCTCGAAATGCAGGAAGATAAGGCTAAGAACAAAATGAGCCATGACGAAATTATCACAGAATATCAGGAGGCTATAAAAAAAGAGCCCCTTAATTTCGAGCATTTTTCGCTAATACTAAGCTATGCCGAATTCATTGCCTTCGTTACAAATAATTCGGATAAAGCTCTTGAAATTCTTGAAAAGGAAACAACTCCTTATAAACAATACGATAATATTATTGCCTCAAAATACATACTCGAAGGAGATATTTACATGATAAAACAGGAATTTACAAAATCTTTCCTGGCATATCAGAAGGCAGAAACATGGACTAAAGACCAGTATGTTGCAGATGAGGCAAAATTTAAAGGGGTTAAAGTTGCCTTTTACAAAGGCGATTTTAAATGGGCTTTGGGTCAGGCAAAGGTTTTAAAAAAATCGGTTTCAAAATGGTATGCCAACGATTCGGCAGAGCTTCTGATCACTCTTCAAAACTCATATAGTTCTGATAGCAGCGATGTCCCCCTAAAGCTTTACGCCAAGGCCGACCTGTTGAAAATGCAGGGTCAAAACGACTCTTCATATGCCTATTACAACCAAATTATTCAAAGCTTCCCCAACCACTATCTGGTGCCAACGTCTCTATATGCCCAATCAGATATTCTGGAAAAAAGCATGGCTTACAACAGAAGTATTGAAACTCTGAAAACACTTTACAGTAAATTTCCCGACAATAATCTCGCCCCTTTTGCACTTTTGCGTTTAAGCGAAGTATATTTGCATAAGTTAAAAAACGAGGAGGAAGCAAAAGAGTGGCTCAGGGAACTGCTTTTAAAGTTTCCGGATAGCACACTTGCTGAGAATGCGAGAGAGCTATACGATGAGATTGAAAATTAAACTGATAAATTCGCTGTCTGATTCTAAAATCAAAAATCGGTGTTCCCTGCCCGACGGCCGGCAATAATTTATTATTGAATTTCGAACAAGGATTAACGAAATCGAAGATTCAACGAAGTTAATAATGATTTTTGGCCTAATAATAACAGGGAAGAAATCAGGGAGGTATATTAATAATCTTTTTGATGTAAAATTATTAAATGATGAAAAAAGTACTATACAATATCACATACAATGTGGACGAGAGTGTACTTGAGGAATGGCTGGTGTGGATGCAGAACGAATTTATTCCGAAAATTGTGTCTACCGAATACTTCGAAGAAGCAAAAATGGTAAGGGTTTTGGTTGAAGAGGAAATGGGAGGTGTTTCATTTGCCGTTATGTACCGATCGCCAAGTCTTGAAACACTGGAAGACTTCGTTGTAAACCACAGTCAAAAATTCAATAAAGAATTAAGCGATAAATTTGGTCAGAAAGTCTTAACTTTTATGACATTATTAGAAGAGGAATTCACAATTTAGAAATGTTTGGTGTTTGAAAGTTTGATGTTGGAAGTTAAAAACATCAAACCACGAACCTCAAACCTCAAACAATATAATATGAGCGTTAGAGCAAAAAAACATTTAGGACAGCATTTCCTGAAAGACGAAAATATTGCAAGAAAGACAGCCGAAAGTATTACTCTTGAAGGCTACGATAATGTATTGGAAATTGGTCCGGGAATGGGGGTGCTTACAAAGTACCTGATCGAGAAACCTATAAATTTAAAGGTTGTAGAACTCGACAGGGAATCTGTTGAATATCTTCAGGCTCATTACTTAAAGTTGAGTCAGAATATTATTTCGGCTGATTTTCTTAAAGAAGACCTAAAGAAATATTTCGGTGATGAGAAGTTCGCCATTATCGGGAATTTCCCTTACAACATCTCGAGTCAGATATTATTCAAGGCTTTAGAATACAGAGATCAGGTGCCCGAAATAGCGGGGATGTTCCAGAAGGAATTAGCCGAAAGGATTGCTTCGCCACACGGCAATAAAACTTATGGAGTAATTTCCGTACTTTTACAGGCGTTTTACGATATTGAATACTTATTTACGGTTCACGAAAATGTATTCAATCCGCCTCCAAAAGTAAAATCGGCGGTTATAAGATTACGAAGAAACAAAAAGGAAAGTTTGGGTTGCGATGAAAAACTTTTTATAAAAGTTGTAAAACAATCATTCAGTACCCGAAGAAAAACTCTTCGTAATTGTTTGAAATCGATGCAACCAAATCAAACTGTACTGGACTCTGATTTTATGCCAAAAAGAGCCGAACAACTAAGTGTTGAGGATTTTATTGAACTAACAAAAATGATGGAATAGAATGCACGTAGAGATTACATCAGCTCTCATTGAAGAACTAGTTGATTTTATTGAGCAAAAGAATAATCCAAAAATTCTTGAGAAGTTAGAACACTTCCACCCGGCCGATATTGCCGAAATTATGGATG
The Bacteroidota bacterium genome window above contains:
- a CDS encoding outer membrane beta-barrel protein, which produces MKNLILLLLILSGTYGFAQDQNQISVSLGIGQNSMLQDESLSNNTIHGEKFNSIELRYVHNFIKKFNRRKVWALETGIMYAKHEVVISEPANMELENIKIITVPTYIRYTFLKYYYVNGGLLFTMELDSNEHHNRSKQDGMGLGLGVGAEYHFGKNFLAFINPFIRQHNLIQFNALEYHDALTEYGIKFGLAYEF
- the folB gene encoding dihydroneopterin aldolase; translated protein: MSKILIENIKIYAYHGCLEEENKIGSDYLIDIKVNLDYSKASKTDDLNYTVNYAEINRAIHEEMAIKSCLLEHVGQRIINRIFKDFDKIKKIKLKLSKVNPPMGGDVEKVSVLMKGKRHP
- a CDS encoding DUF4286 family protein; the encoded protein is MKKVLYNITYNVDESVLEEWLVWMQNEFIPKIVSTEYFEEAKMVRVLVEEEMGGVSFAVMYRSPSLETLEDFVVNHSQKFNKELSDKFGQKVLTFMTLLEEEFTI
- the rsmA gene encoding 16S rRNA (adenine(1518)-N(6)/adenine(1519)-N(6))-dimethyltransferase RsmA, with protein sequence MSVRAKKHLGQHFLKDENIARKTAESITLEGYDNVLEIGPGMGVLTKYLIEKPINLKVVELDRESVEYLQAHYLKLSQNIISADFLKEDLKKYFGDEKFAIIGNFPYNISSQILFKALEYRDQVPEIAGMFQKELAERIASPHGNKTYGVISVLLQAFYDIEYLFTVHENVFNPPPKVKSAVIRLRRNKKESLGCDEKLFIKVVKQSFSTRRKTLRNCLKSMQPNQTVLDSDFMPKRAEQLSVEDFIELTKMME
- a CDS encoding tetratricopeptide repeat protein yields the protein MRTYFIKYTSTFLLLLASLQLLAQSADDAISAQHFFENGDYNSAIPLLEKLYQHNPGNIIYYNNLLTSYVKIKRLDSAESLINSTYTKYPYRTSCLVDQGYIEKKKGNRKKSEEYYNEAINKVTERPNSAHSISNQFQKYLETEWALKAYITAENYNSTLNFAIQKANLYGELGNVDSMLSNYFVLIEKQPERKNAVKRYLQNFIKQNPSPEINEKVKNTILLKIQETNEPAFSELLLWYFTEKKKYDSAFVQAKSLYKRNYSDLKIIQFLGEDALKVGQKGTAEKCFKYVRTEDQSGENYFKATKSLLEMQEDKAKNKMSHDEIITEYQEAIKKEPLNFEHFSLILSYAEFIAFVTNNSDKALEILEKETTPYKQYDNIIASKYILEGDIYMIKQEFTKSFLAYQKAETWTKDQYVADEAKFKGVKVAFYKGDFKWALGQAKVLKKSVSKWYANDSAELLITLQNSYSSDSSDVPLKLYAKADLLKMQGQNDSSYAYYNQIIQSFPNHYLVPTSLYAQSDILEKSMAYNRSIETLKTLYSKFPDNNLAPFALLRLSEVYLHKLKNEEEAKEWLRELLLKFPDSTLAENARELYDEIEN
- a CDS encoding thioesterase family protein — encoded protein: MQFEIEEGIVFEVVKLVGENDTAEFYGSGNLKVFATPAMVALMELTALKSVSFLKEKYGYDTVGTEINVKHIKATPLNDEVKCISKLVKVDGRALEFEIEAFDSNGKIGSSIHKRFVIDPEKFMAKLQ